The following proteins are co-located in the Armatimonadota bacterium genome:
- a CDS encoding tRNA methyltransferase: MAHETGQKTIRSKTGVRKLHKEFKADRPPVEIVFLLQDLDDPYNVGSMYRVADSVGAKELILTGKTPQSPHPQIHVTSMGHHRRIPSRYFKHHEDAALAIKAEGYSLVAIEIAEGAVPYNEYEWPDKVCLVLGNEVNGVYGSVMKHRDGAVIIPMFGKGRSMNVHVSAAIVAFRILVP; encoded by the coding sequence ATGGCACACGAAACGGGGCAAAAAACGATTCGAAGCAAGACTGGGGTCCGAAAGCTGCACAAGGAGTTTAAGGCGGATAGACCGCCCGTCGAAATTGTGTTCTTGTTGCAAGACCTCGACGATCCGTACAACGTGGGCAGCATGTACCGCGTGGCCGATTCGGTAGGGGCAAAGGAGCTGATCCTGACGGGTAAGACTCCACAAAGCCCGCATCCTCAGATTCACGTGACTTCGATGGGGCACCATCGCCGGATTCCGAGCCGATATTTCAAGCACCACGAAGACGCTGCACTCGCCATAAAGGCTGAAGGGTACTCACTGGTGGCGATCGAAATCGCCGAGGGGGCCGTGCCTTACAACGAGTATGAATGGCCCGACAAGGTCTGTCTGGTGCTTGGAAACGAGGTGAACGGCGTTTACGGAAGCGTGATGAAGCACCGGGATGGCGCAGTCATCATCCCGATGTTTGGTAAAGGGCGAAGCATGAATGTCCATGTTTCTGCCGCAATCGTCGCATTTCGGATTCTCGTTCCCTGA
- a CDS encoding CrcB family protein, with the protein MKLAQDAALVFIGAGIGAVLRWFIGLYIHGNWPVNTFIVNSVGSFAIGVMASVIARNTGSYSFWVIGLLGGFTTFSSFSLEFQRLVTDRGVAAALGYAALTNVSCLLLCALGTTLVPKGVA; encoded by the coding sequence ATGAAACTAGCCCAAGATGCCGCTCTTGTATTCATCGGCGCAGGAATCGGTGCAGTTTTGCGCTGGTTCATCGGGCTTTACATTCATGGCAATTGGCCAGTGAACACCTTCATCGTGAACTCCGTAGGATCGTTTGCGATTGGAGTGATGGCTTCGGTCATTGCTCGCAATACAGGAAGCTATTCGTTCTGGGTCATCGGCCTTTTGGGCGGCTTCACGACATTTTCATCGTTCTCGCTGGAATTTCAGCGGCTGGTGACCGATCGTGGGGTCGCCGCTGCGCTTGGGTACGCCGCATTGACCAACGTATCGTGCTTGCTTCTCTGCGCGCTTGGAACCACGCTCGTTCCCAAAGGAGTCGCCTGA
- a CDS encoding endonuclease MutS2 codes for MEHALKVLEFENIQARLADHCESMLGRAFASELLPSFDPKVVETRKAETSEAIELANGDLLPPLGGIHDVRQACIKASKGGTLDGLTLYQIGFAMSVMRQWVQLLRSKSFQHPHLHELSTTFFDDPKTVTAIFDSLDSGGEVLDSASPELGRLRKNIRNSTHRLTEKINKYTTGAARDYLSDPIVTQRNGRYVVPVKSEHRAKVKGIVHDSSSSGQTVYIEPMDVHEIGNALRQAEAQEAAEVARILRNLSERIGANGGQIAVGIESAGKLDLILAKARYGFSFNGDLAASAPPGFIKIERGRHPLLDEQVAVPLSLQIGGDVTTLLITGPNTGGKTVTLKTVGLFVTMNQCGIPVPASRTKIGMFSQIWADIGDEQSLQQSLSTFSGHIRNIAEAIRSLTPNALVLLDEVGAGTDPQEGAALARAVLIELQRGKAITVASTHYGELKLFAANTEGFLNCSMEFDQKSLKPTYVFLEGTPGSSHALKIAERNGLPKRVIELAQADQGVEEKDIAAMLEQLELAQKRAQKAQSEADRLAHKLREEEKRAAKALEEAERIRKTTKQAIVAEVEEEMRRIRVESAELFEQIKKAGATSTNDIREKLKTLQRRGAEVADRVRPEESQAAAGTARIAKGQTVMVRNLNQKGLILDDPKDGRATVQVGPAKMKIALEDLISVEVPVPTKVIQKASKGVILQKAQTAHTELDMRGVRAEEAEHLLENFLDESLLAGLENVRIVHGKGEGILREMTRNCVRRHKGVQNYRDGDSNEGGHGVTIVTFK; via the coding sequence GTGGAACACGCTCTAAAGGTTCTGGAATTTGAAAATATTCAGGCTCGATTAGCAGATCATTGCGAATCGATGCTTGGTCGCGCGTTCGCCTCAGAACTCTTGCCGAGCTTCGATCCCAAAGTCGTCGAAACGAGAAAAGCCGAAACGTCCGAGGCAATCGAACTGGCAAATGGTGATCTGTTGCCGCCCCTTGGGGGTATCCACGACGTTCGCCAGGCCTGCATCAAGGCGAGCAAAGGCGGCACTTTAGACGGCCTGACGCTCTACCAAATCGGTTTTGCGATGAGCGTCATGCGGCAATGGGTACAGCTCCTTAGGTCAAAGTCGTTCCAACATCCACACCTACACGAGCTCTCCACCACGTTTTTCGATGACCCAAAAACCGTAACCGCGATCTTCGACAGCTTAGATTCTGGAGGAGAAGTTCTCGACTCGGCATCCCCAGAATTGGGCAGACTTCGGAAGAACATTCGAAATTCAACTCACCGCCTAACTGAGAAAATCAATAAGTACACCACCGGCGCGGCGCGAGATTATCTGAGCGACCCGATCGTGACTCAGCGCAACGGCAGATATGTGGTGCCCGTGAAGTCGGAGCATCGCGCCAAAGTCAAAGGGATCGTGCACGATTCCAGCAGCTCGGGGCAGACGGTCTACATCGAGCCGATGGACGTCCACGAGATCGGCAACGCTCTTCGGCAGGCCGAAGCCCAGGAAGCTGCCGAAGTCGCCAGGATTCTCCGAAATTTGAGCGAGAGAATCGGCGCAAACGGCGGTCAAATTGCGGTCGGCATTGAATCGGCGGGAAAGCTCGACCTTATTCTGGCCAAGGCTCGATATGGATTCAGTTTTAATGGAGACCTTGCCGCAAGCGCACCGCCTGGATTTATCAAAATCGAGCGTGGTCGACACCCGCTGCTCGATGAACAGGTAGCGGTACCGCTTTCGCTACAGATTGGCGGCGACGTGACTACGCTACTGATTACGGGACCTAATACCGGCGGCAAGACGGTCACCCTCAAGACCGTTGGCCTGTTTGTGACGATGAACCAATGCGGAATTCCAGTGCCCGCAAGCCGGACAAAAATCGGGATGTTCAGCCAAATTTGGGCAGACATCGGCGACGAACAAAGCCTTCAACAGTCCCTGTCGACCTTCAGCGGGCACATTCGAAACATCGCGGAAGCGATACGATCCTTAACTCCCAACGCGCTGGTTTTGCTTGACGAAGTCGGCGCAGGAACCGACCCTCAGGAAGGCGCAGCCCTTGCAAGGGCGGTGTTGATCGAACTTCAGCGCGGCAAAGCCATCACCGTCGCGAGCACGCACTATGGGGAGTTGAAGCTGTTCGCGGCGAATACCGAAGGATTCCTGAACTGTTCGATGGAGTTTGACCAAAAGTCGCTCAAGCCAACATACGTCTTTCTCGAAGGTACTCCTGGGAGCAGCCACGCGCTCAAAATCGCGGAGCGCAATGGCCTTCCGAAGCGCGTGATCGAGCTTGCCCAAGCGGATCAAGGCGTCGAAGAGAAAGACATCGCCGCTATGCTGGAGCAGTTGGAACTCGCGCAGAAGCGAGCTCAAAAAGCTCAGAGCGAAGCTGATCGACTCGCGCACAAATTGCGCGAAGAGGAAAAGCGAGCCGCCAAAGCGCTGGAAGAAGCCGAGCGAATTCGAAAGACAACGAAGCAGGCGATCGTGGCGGAAGTTGAAGAAGAAATGCGGCGGATTCGGGTGGAGTCGGCGGAGCTTTTCGAGCAAATCAAAAAGGCAGGAGCTACGTCAACAAATGATATTCGCGAGAAGCTCAAGACACTCCAGCGCCGAGGGGCCGAAGTCGCGGACCGTGTTCGACCTGAAGAGAGTCAAGCTGCAGCTGGAACCGCAAGAATTGCCAAGGGACAAACCGTGATGGTTCGAAATCTCAACCAAAAGGGGTTGATCCTAGACGACCCAAAGGACGGTCGCGCTACGGTACAAGTTGGCCCCGCCAAAATGAAGATCGCCCTTGAGGACCTGATCTCGGTCGAAGTCCCTGTGCCGACAAAGGTCATTCAGAAGGCGAGCAAAGGGGTGATCTTGCAAAAGGCCCAGACCGCGCATACAGAACTAGATATGCGAGGCGTCCGCGCAGAAGAAGCGGAGCACTTACTCGAGAATTTCCTGGATGAAAGTCTGTTGGCTGGGCTCGAAAACGTGAGAATCGTCCACGGCAAGGGCGAAGGAATTCTTCGGGAAATGACCCGCAATTGTGTTCGGCGACATAAAGGCGTGCAAAACTACCGGGATGGAGATTCCAACGAAGGAGGACACGGTGTTACCATCGTCACGTTTAAATGA
- a CDS encoding carboxypeptidase regulatory-like domain-containing protein, with amino-acid sequence MKLHRNLKAGLLASALSTALVLVVIGCGGGGGGGVVPGVCSDPYADLPDTGSGTRVRGRVLTLGGNVVPNVRVRIYNSGGTELGNVVTNSCGAYYFAPGSTPASFQLDSSTIVSTLYKEYRFNGSWYSSVVAGCRASYTALSAGNLNTLPTIYMDRTISPPPPPPTGCP; translated from the coding sequence ATGAAACTCCATCGAAATCTTAAAGCTGGACTATTGGCCAGCGCGCTCAGCACCGCATTGGTGCTCGTTGTCATCGGCTGCGGAGGCGGTGGTGGTGGCGGTGTCGTACCGGGCGTTTGCTCCGATCCGTATGCTGATCTGCCTGATACAGGATCAGGAACCCGAGTCCGTGGGCGCGTGCTGACGCTCGGCGGAAATGTTGTGCCCAACGTCAGGGTGAGAATCTATAACAGCGGCGGTACCGAACTCGGCAACGTCGTGACGAACTCGTGCGGTGCGTACTACTTTGCGCCTGGATCTACTCCTGCGAGTTTTCAGCTGGACAGTTCGACAATTGTTTCCACGTTATACAAAGAGTACAGGTTCAATGGATCGTGGTATTCATCCGTCGTCGCGGGATGCCGAGCTTCTTACACGGCTTTATCTGCGGGGAATCTGAACACTCTTCCAACGATCTACATGGATAGGACGATCAGTCCTCCGCCGCCACCGCCAACCGGATGTCCTTAA
- a CDS encoding quinone-dependent dihydroorotate dehydrogenase: MSAYESLLRKILFRMDAESAHNLGLATVAGGLVRTKLVNDPRLRTEAMGINFANPIGLAAGMDKNAVVVNHWHQLGFGFAEIGTITRHGQPGNPKPRLFRIPEERAVVNRMGFNNQGAAAVAARLAHSSPKIPLGINLGKSKITPLDEAGADYAASFAALKQFASYVVINVSSPNTPGLRELQQLESLRTILDAMAPAESDPPILIKIAPDLDDADLIEIAHMTAELPVAGLIATNTTIDRAVLKRDWNEAGGISGAPLKTRANDVIRLLRAELPAGKVLIGVGGVFNGSDVIEKLRLGADLVQIYTGWVYGGPSTVPKMLLELLSECDKLGLKSIKELQPKR, from the coding sequence TTGAGCGCATACGAATCGCTTCTTCGCAAAATTCTGTTTCGGATGGATGCAGAATCCGCCCATAACTTAGGACTTGCAACAGTTGCGGGAGGATTGGTTCGGACAAAACTTGTCAACGATCCACGGTTGCGGACTGAAGCGATGGGCATCAACTTTGCAAATCCCATTGGGCTTGCGGCGGGGATGGACAAGAACGCGGTGGTGGTGAACCACTGGCACCAACTCGGGTTTGGATTCGCAGAAATCGGCACCATCACACGGCACGGTCAGCCTGGTAATCCGAAGCCACGGCTGTTCCGCATCCCCGAAGAAAGGGCGGTGGTCAACAGAATGGGCTTCAACAATCAAGGTGCTGCGGCCGTGGCGGCACGCCTTGCGCATTCTTCACCAAAAATCCCGTTGGGAATCAATCTCGGCAAATCTAAAATCACCCCGCTCGATGAAGCCGGGGCAGACTACGCCGCCAGCTTTGCCGCGCTTAAGCAGTTTGCGAGTTACGTGGTCATCAACGTGAGTTCGCCGAATACCCCGGGATTGCGAGAGCTTCAACAACTCGAATCACTCCGAACAATCTTGGACGCGATGGCACCCGCCGAGTCCGATCCTCCGATCCTAATCAAGATTGCGCCAGATCTTGACGACGCCGATCTAATTGAAATCGCTCACATGACCGCCGAGTTGCCCGTAGCTGGCCTGATCGCGACGAATACCACTATCGACAGGGCGGTCCTGAAACGCGATTGGAATGAAGCTGGAGGTATCAGCGGTGCGCCATTGAAAACGAGGGCCAACGATGTGATTCGGCTACTTCGCGCAGAACTGCCGGCCGGCAAAGTCCTCATCGGCGTTGGCGGCGTGTTTAATGGATCGGATGTGATCGAGAAGCTGCGGCTCGGGGCGGACTTGGTGCAAATCTACACCGGCTGGGTTTATGGTGGGCCGAGCACTGTGCCCAAGATGCTTCTTGAGCTTCTTTCTGAGTGTGACAAGCTTGGGTTGAAGTCCATCAAGGAGCTTCAACCCAAGCGGTGA
- the cdd gene encoding cytidine deaminase, giving the protein MEIPTKEDTVLPSSRLNELLAAAETSRNRAYAPYSQYRVGCAILGEDGVIYSGCNVENASYGLAICAERNAISTMVANGCQRWLEAVVVTKDSGSPCGMCRQTLSEFAPDDAPAFVHCFDENGNKLSHSIQELLPYAFKLK; this is encoded by the coding sequence ATGGAGATTCCAACGAAGGAGGACACGGTGTTACCATCGTCACGTTTAAATGAACTGCTAGCAGCAGCTGAAACGTCAAGAAATCGCGCCTATGCTCCGTACAGCCAGTACCGAGTCGGATGCGCAATCTTGGGTGAAGATGGCGTGATTTACAGCGGATGCAACGTCGAAAATGCCAGTTACGGCCTCGCGATTTGTGCTGAGAGAAACGCAATCTCGACAATGGTGGCAAACGGATGCCAACGCTGGCTCGAAGCCGTTGTTGTGACCAAAGATTCAGGTTCGCCTTGCGGAATGTGCCGCCAGACCCTTTCTGAATTCGCACCAGATGATGCACCCGCGTTTGTCCATTGCTTCGACGAGAACGGCAACAAGCTCTCGCATTCGATTCAAGAACTCCTTCCCTACGCATTCAAATTGAAATGA
- a CDS encoding 2-oxo acid dehydrogenase subunit E2 yields the protein MPRVPVRIPQIGEGLQEARLVAVLKQPGDTVRRDEAIYQMETDKAVMDVESPYAGTIVRWLADVDTVLPIGAEILEMDVADGVSAEAPAAHGTPAPPAAAPSAPASDAIPLLIPMIGEGLQEARLVAVLKQPGDFIKRDEAIYQMETDKAVMDVESPYEGTLVEWTAAVDTVLPIGAQVALMKVSGAVNVSAPAHHGPAPTVAATPSAAAPAATSGGARRTDIPPRTRAYAKEKGLTEAQLQSIPASGSKLMPADVDAFLSGGTAPAPAAAAKSAPSSAFACSEKAMPQKQRLLSSRLVRGNQLVVPGTITVATLWEGIERVSAAYKAKGGDFQPSRFTMFAYAVSEALRQFPAFRTTLVGDSVLRTFDHAHLGIAVALPGDELVLAVVDDSDKLSWPEFAAQVRAKVDLARNGQDQAHEAVTLSLTNMQAFGLRDAVPVVVPPSVATLFLGEAYNGLDQTTSELKVRRYVNLAMTFDHRLINGVGASEFINAIKSNVEGIEQLIPLD from the coding sequence ATGCCACGAGTTCCCGTTCGAATTCCACAAATTGGAGAGGGGTTGCAAGAAGCCCGTCTCGTCGCCGTGTTAAAGCAACCCGGTGACACTGTCCGTCGCGATGAAGCGATTTATCAGATGGAAACCGATAAAGCGGTGATGGACGTGGAGTCGCCCTACGCTGGAACGATTGTTCGGTGGCTCGCCGATGTCGATACCGTACTTCCTATTGGCGCCGAGATTTTGGAGATGGATGTGGCCGATGGCGTTTCGGCAGAAGCTCCTGCAGCGCATGGCACCCCGGCGCCTCCAGCCGCGGCTCCTAGCGCCCCTGCATCGGACGCGATTCCATTGCTGATCCCGATGATCGGAGAAGGGCTGCAAGAAGCCCGCCTCGTTGCGGTTCTCAAGCAACCTGGGGACTTTATCAAGCGAGACGAAGCGATCTATCAGATGGAAACCGACAAGGCGGTGATGGACGTGGAATCGCCATACGAAGGCACTCTGGTGGAATGGACCGCTGCAGTGGATACGGTTTTGCCGATTGGTGCGCAGGTAGCTCTCATGAAGGTGAGCGGTGCGGTCAATGTCTCTGCCCCGGCACATCACGGTCCTGCTCCAACCGTCGCGGCAACACCATCGGCGGCAGCTCCTGCAGCGACATCCGGTGGTGCTCGACGAACCGATATCCCACCTCGAACGAGAGCCTACGCCAAAGAAAAGGGGCTCACGGAAGCACAACTGCAATCGATCCCAGCCAGCGGATCGAAGTTGATGCCTGCCGATGTAGACGCGTTTTTGAGTGGAGGCACTGCTCCGGCTCCTGCCGCGGCTGCAAAATCGGCCCCGAGTTCAGCGTTTGCCTGCTCCGAAAAGGCGATGCCACAAAAGCAACGGCTCCTCAGCTCGCGGTTGGTGCGCGGGAATCAGCTAGTCGTTCCGGGCACGATCACTGTCGCAACACTTTGGGAAGGCATCGAGCGAGTTTCTGCCGCATACAAAGCGAAGGGTGGTGATTTCCAACCAAGCCGATTCACGATGTTTGCCTATGCGGTGAGCGAAGCGCTCCGCCAGTTCCCGGCCTTCAGAACGACTTTGGTCGGCGATAGCGTCCTGCGAACCTTTGACCACGCCCATCTAGGCATTGCGGTAGCATTGCCTGGTGACGAACTCGTGCTTGCGGTTGTGGACGATTCGGACAAACTTTCTTGGCCAGAATTTGCGGCTCAAGTCCGAGCGAAAGTGGATTTGGCGCGCAACGGGCAAGATCAAGCTCACGAGGCAGTCACTCTGAGTCTGACCAACATGCAAGCGTTTGGATTGCGCGATGCGGTGCCTGTTGTGGTCCCGCCATCCGTCGCAACCTTGTTCCTTGGTGAAGCTTACAACGGCCTCGACCAAACGACTTCGGAACTCAAGGTTCGCCGATACGTCAACTTGGCGATGACGTTCGATCATCGTCTGATCAACGGAGTCGGCGCAAGCGAGTTTATCAACGCGATCAAATCGAACGTGGAGGGAATAGAGCAATTAATTCCTCTGGATTAA
- a CDS encoding amidohydrolase family protein, with the protein MKSGLVLMALVVAGIAGAQEYRFPYESEADRAPKIKTTGNCLIHAGRVITVSGETLKDAEIQVADGKIVYLGAPRPFIKYAGPVIDASDQVVMPGIVDAHIHRGIDATNEGADAITIEVRIADMLDPDDVTWWQALASGETSGMALHGSANPIGGQSQVIKFKYKHSVKESMVADAPRMVKFALGENVTRASSSQPSTRFPATRMGQEAVYRRAFESAKTYMAGWDRWNRSDRKTPPPRKDLRLEALSDVLRRKIWVMCHSYRADEILMMARLSKEYGFKIGAMQHALEAYKVAPELAEMGVPVSMFQDNWSFKLEGYDAIPAGPAICYKAGVLTSINTDGTSGTTALIYDAARLVREGLTENEALRTVTLNPAKQMGIGHRVGSIEVGKDADLVFYSGHPFNANSKVNLTMIEGEVLFTRRDKFNIDGVVKPKLDYEAPDQAPFEPKAEGSKIALVGGMIFPVDRPMIESGTVLISEGKIESVMPGSTVPRGYERVNIKGKRVYPGFFDCSSLLGLSEISPVSVSLDVTDNGDFQPDLKAATAVQSESAHFGPAMCNGILTAVVRPAGGLVPGRAGIVNTWGWNTQLRTISSDFAMVVNVPSVGGFRGGPRKQACACMGLSIEDILDGVTEHDHEAEEAEFQKALQGPMAAPQNQETPNRRQQGEAPPNITGRMKQLEDYFQSVRDYIENRKKDPIKTPLSLQMEAMIPVVEGKTPILMRVRTSKSILTAIDFCKRNKLKGILSGAAEGWKVLPEIKKSGMPVLITPAGESPLDANSPVNSYDPYDSPYIMPTMLGRAGIKFAFQSEDNAMTMDMVVRAGMAQGYGLSNETAIRALTLNAAEILGLQDHLGSLTEGKDATLIVTNGDPLECKTSVQMVMLKGKQVEMVSKHTMLRDKYAARLK; encoded by the coding sequence ATGAAGAGCGGATTAGTGTTGATGGCGCTCGTCGTTGCCGGAATCGCCGGTGCGCAAGAGTACCGATTCCCCTATGAATCGGAAGCGGATCGCGCCCCGAAGATCAAAACAACCGGCAACTGTTTGATCCATGCTGGGCGTGTGATTACGGTGTCGGGAGAAACTCTCAAGGACGCCGAGATTCAGGTCGCCGATGGCAAGATCGTGTACCTGGGCGCCCCACGACCATTCATCAAATACGCGGGGCCGGTCATTGATGCGTCGGACCAAGTGGTCATGCCTGGAATCGTGGACGCCCACATTCACCGAGGTATTGATGCTACCAACGAAGGCGCGGATGCGATCACGATCGAAGTTCGGATCGCAGACATGCTCGATCCGGACGATGTCACATGGTGGCAAGCCCTCGCCAGCGGCGAAACATCGGGAATGGCATTGCACGGCAGTGCGAATCCAATTGGTGGGCAGAGCCAAGTCATCAAGTTCAAATACAAGCACTCAGTCAAGGAGTCCATGGTTGCCGATGCGCCGCGCATGGTGAAGTTCGCACTGGGTGAAAACGTGACCCGTGCCAGCAGTTCTCAGCCCTCGACCCGTTTCCCGGCCACTCGCATGGGACAAGAAGCGGTCTACCGGAGAGCATTTGAATCGGCAAAAACCTACATGGCAGGTTGGGATCGATGGAATCGTAGCGATCGAAAGACCCCTCCGCCAAGAAAGGACTTACGACTCGAAGCGCTCAGCGATGTCCTGCGCCGCAAGATCTGGGTGATGTGCCACAGCTACCGCGCGGACGAGATTCTGATGATGGCCCGGCTGAGCAAGGAATATGGGTTCAAAATCGGCGCGATGCAGCACGCTTTGGAGGCTTACAAAGTCGCACCAGAGCTGGCCGAAATGGGAGTCCCAGTTTCCATGTTCCAGGACAATTGGTCGTTCAAATTGGAAGGCTATGATGCGATTCCGGCGGGACCAGCGATCTGCTACAAAGCGGGAGTGCTGACTTCAATCAACACCGACGGTACATCAGGCACCACCGCGCTGATCTACGACGCGGCGCGGCTGGTTCGTGAAGGGTTGACCGAGAACGAAGCACTTCGCACGGTAACTCTCAATCCAGCCAAACAAATGGGTATCGGTCACCGAGTGGGTTCGATCGAAGTCGGCAAAGACGCGGATTTGGTGTTCTATTCGGGGCATCCGTTCAACGCCAACAGCAAAGTGAACTTGACGATGATTGAAGGTGAAGTTCTGTTCACTCGTCGTGATAAGTTCAATATCGACGGTGTGGTCAAGCCAAAGCTCGATTACGAAGCACCGGACCAAGCTCCATTTGAACCTAAAGCCGAGGGTTCAAAGATCGCGTTAGTCGGAGGAATGATCTTCCCCGTGGATCGCCCGATGATCGAAAGCGGAACGGTCCTGATCTCGGAAGGCAAGATCGAGTCTGTCATGCCCGGATCGACGGTCCCACGAGGTTATGAGCGGGTCAACATCAAGGGCAAGCGGGTCTACCCTGGGTTCTTCGACTGCAGTTCGCTGCTCGGACTGAGCGAAATTTCTCCTGTCAGCGTGAGCTTGGATGTCACCGACAACGGTGATTTCCAACCAGATCTGAAGGCAGCGACCGCAGTCCAAAGCGAGAGTGCTCACTTCGGACCGGCGATGTGCAACGGAATCTTGACTGCAGTGGTCCGGCCTGCCGGTGGTCTGGTGCCAGGTCGAGCTGGAATTGTGAATACCTGGGGTTGGAATACCCAGCTCCGCACCATCAGCTCGGACTTCGCGATGGTTGTGAACGTGCCTAGCGTGGGTGGATTCAGAGGCGGCCCTAGAAAGCAAGCCTGCGCATGCATGGGACTTTCGATCGAAGACATCTTGGACGGAGTGACAGAGCACGATCACGAAGCTGAAGAAGCCGAATTCCAGAAGGCTTTGCAAGGCCCGATGGCGGCACCGCAAAATCAAGAGACGCCGAATCGGCGACAGCAAGGGGAGGCTCCGCCGAACATCACGGGACGGATGAAGCAATTGGAAGACTATTTCCAGTCCGTACGTGATTACATCGAGAACCGCAAGAAGGATCCGATCAAGACTCCGCTCAGTCTCCAGATGGAGGCGATGATTCCGGTCGTGGAAGGCAAGACGCCAATCCTGATGCGGGTCCGCACGTCGAAGTCCATCCTGACTGCGATTGATTTCTGCAAGCGAAACAAGCTGAAGGGGATTCTTTCGGGCGCGGCAGAAGGTTGGAAGGTGCTCCCAGAAATCAAGAAATCTGGGATGCCAGTGCTGATCACTCCTGCGGGAGAATCGCCGCTGGACGCCAACTCGCCAGTGAATAGCTACGATCCGTATGACTCGCCGTACATCATGCCGACGATGCTCGGACGCGCGGGGATCAAGTTTGCGTTCCAAAGCGAGGACAACGCAATGACGATGGATATGGTCGTTCGAGCCGGAATGGCCCAAGGTTACGGACTATCCAACGAAACTGCGATTCGCGCCCTGACCTTGAATGCCGCCGAGATTCTCGGGTTACAAGATCACCTGGGGTCTCTGACCGAAGGCAAAGACGCTACCTTGATCGTCACCAACGGTGACCCATTGGAGTGCAAAACTTCAGTTCAGATGGTGATGCTGAAGGGCAAGCAGGTCGAGATGGTGAGCAAGCACACGATGCTTCGCGATAAGTACGCCGCCCGACTGAAATAG
- a CDS encoding amidohydrolase family protein codes for MITRKQILLFCGMALASSSLAQTEGVALVGARIETGTGQTIESGTVAFKDNKIVYVGTGNAPAGFKKVDAKGMTVYPGFIDGCMTRGYKLPEVPQNPPLDVVTTAPPTMRELNRKGVWPDLDLSKNLDLKSAVGAANEAGFTCAVIANAAGTFRGQSCLVNLSGSKDVPVLLQPKVAQVTGLGTGPQSGYPTTPFAIMATYRQTMLDAQRMLQTPSADRPKNLEPLESLFPVLRGEQPLMFFADGERDISRALGLVDEFGSKAMLVGAKNGFMRLDEIKRSGLPVLANIAIGIAPTKSNDPDLILPKDVFNERAEDWKKRSENLLRFKEAGIPFAITSMGDGSSNFLTNIRRILKTGLDWKTVLQAVTLMPAKLFGVDKQMGSIEVGKQAYFTIANGDLSKDKVTIKYVVVAGQLRDIDAPMDEEEEAKP; via the coding sequence TTGATTACCAGAAAGCAAATTCTGCTGTTCTGCGGCATGGCATTGGCTTCTTCGTCTCTGGCGCAAACCGAGGGGGTTGCGCTAGTAGGTGCTCGGATCGAAACCGGCACTGGTCAGACGATTGAGTCCGGAACTGTCGCGTTTAAAGACAACAAAATCGTTTATGTCGGCACGGGCAATGCGCCTGCCGGGTTCAAAAAAGTCGACGCGAAAGGGATGACTGTTTATCCCGGATTCATCGACGGGTGCATGACACGGGGCTATAAACTGCCCGAAGTTCCGCAAAATCCGCCGCTAGACGTGGTCACTACCGCACCACCCACCATGCGCGAACTGAATCGCAAGGGCGTGTGGCCTGATCTCGATCTTTCGAAAAATCTGGACCTTAAATCGGCGGTTGGAGCGGCAAATGAGGCAGGTTTCACCTGCGCAGTCATCGCCAATGCTGCCGGTACCTTCCGAGGACAGTCTTGCCTTGTCAACCTTTCGGGCAGCAAGGATGTTCCAGTCCTTCTTCAGCCCAAAGTCGCCCAAGTTACCGGACTGGGGACTGGGCCACAATCTGGGTATCCGACCACCCCATTCGCGATCATGGCAACCTACCGTCAGACGATGCTGGACGCGCAGCGAATGCTGCAGACGCCTTCTGCAGACAGGCCGAAGAATCTAGAACCGCTAGAATCGCTGTTCCCCGTCCTTCGCGGCGAGCAACCGCTGATGTTCTTCGCGGACGGTGAGCGAGATATTTCTCGCGCGCTCGGCTTGGTCGATGAGTTCGGCTCAAAGGCCATGCTAGTAGGTGCCAAGAACGGATTTATGCGGCTGGATGAGATCAAAAGATCCGGACTTCCGGTCCTCGCGAACATCGCCATCGGGATCGCGCCAACCAAGTCAAATGACCCCGATTTGATCCTTCCAAAGGACGTTTTCAACGAACGCGCCGAGGACTGGAAGAAGCGATCAGAGAATCTTCTCAGGTTCAAGGAAGCAGGGATTCCGTTTGCAATCACGAGTATGGGGGATGGGAGTTCGAACTTCTTGACCAATATCCGCCGAATTCTCAAAACAGGGCTGGATTGGAAGACGGTTTTGCAAGCAGTCACGTTGATGCCCGCAAAACTATTTGGAGTCGACAAGCAGATGGGTTCAATTGAAGTCGGAAAGCAAGCGTATTTCACGATCGCAAACGGTGATCTGAGCAAGGACAAAGTCACCATCAAGTACGTGGTCGTCGCGGGACAATTGCGCGATATTGATGCACCGATGGATGAAGAAGAGGAGGCAAAGCCATGA